The Primulina tabacum isolate GXHZ01 chromosome 1, ASM2559414v2, whole genome shotgun sequence genome contains the following window.
TAATATTTTGTcatgtttttttgttttcattGTCTAATTTTGACTTTGCggctttgtttttttttttttttttggtatctATTTATATCTTGAGAGACTGTTGACATGATGTTGAATATGTTAGTAATTTTTTTGTGTTGCGTCAACATTTTTTGACGACTTATTAGCATTTTCCAGCACCACCAGAGCGTTCCAGCAAAATACAAATACAAACcgacaaaaatagaaaaattacaacattaaaattaaaaaataatgatattagAGAATATATAAACTTACCGTGTAAATTAGACAAAATTTCCTTTTTGTAGTACAGTAAAACCTAATTTGATTTTAGGTCACCAATCGATAAGTGATTccatacattttttttaatttgattttttgtttTCGTGTTTGTTACAACATATTTAAATATTGAGTAtatctcttgtgaaacggtctcacgaatctttatctgtgaaacgggtcagtCTTAccaatattcataataaaaaataatatttttagcagaaaaaataatatttttttcatggatgacccaaataagagattcgtatCACAacatacgactcgtgagaccgtatcacgcaagtttttgtcttaaatATTTGGGtacatattaaaaataaatataaaactaaaattatCCACTAAATATCaacattttaatatttatattgaattaaataaaaattcatatctaaTAAGCAGATGGGGATGTAGCTCAAATGGTAGAGCGCTCGCTTTGCATGCGAGAGGCACGGGGTTCGATCCCCCGCATCTCCATTTTCTGCCTTTTTCCTCTCAAATCGCTACTAATTCTGACTCCATCTCGATATACGAAAATATCTGACGGcaacttttttatttatttttttaaaattaaaattctccCCGACTTCCTGAGAGCAACCGTGCGCGGCTGCCAACACCCACCGTCCACCGGTGTCAGTTTTCAAGAAGGGTTTCGGCTTACGGGACGGACATCCAGCTCCACGTTCTCTCACCTCGTCGCATACCTCCTCCGATGATTCAACAGTAGTAATTTGATTTCCGTGCCTATTCATTCACCTTTTGACTACTCCTCTAGTTTAGTTTGAAGCGTTCAGGAACTGAATGTCTGAGAGAGGAATGCGTACATATTGTCCGTTGGGTTTATTCCCGAAAGTTCCATCGAAGTTACGGTACACGAGTTATTATTTTGTTTCAATGTTGGGGATTCACTGAGCTCCATATGACAAGAATTTATTCGTCTCTAGTGATTTGTTTCAATAATGTGGCATTATTCAATATATATCTTGACGTATTTGTCTCGTGATTATTAATGTGTTGCGTAGTATATGGTACTTAAATCTATTGCATTGTTACTCATTTAAATTCTTTAGCAATTAGTTTCCATATTTGATTCCTTGTATTGTTGTATGTGTGATCTTCTTACATTTTCATCCTCCGATGGACTTATTAGTTTTAGACTTCATTCAAATTGTGAAGTTAAATTTGGAAGAAGTTTTGGGCATCAATAACTTGAGATGGCATTGTTGATTCGATAAATTGGAAGAACACTTCCTCGACCACATAGAAGGCCCTTGGTTTCCTATGGAATACATCGGAAATGGGTGAGATAACTTATTGCGTCAATTCATTGCATACATGATACGGGGAAAAAACAGAAACTTGAAACTAAAATGTAGCAGAGTCAATCCCTTTCTCCAGATTACTTTGGCAGCAAATCACCGTGAATCTTGGGTGGGGCACTAGCACTTGGAAACATCGCGCCACCGCAGAGGCCTCTCAATTCTTCATCAGCTGTCACTGCAAACCGTATGTGTGATGGTGTTATCCGATTCTTCTTCTCCCTCTTAGCCTGATTACCTGCAAGCTCCAGGACCTGAATCGACAAATCAGGTAGCCAAGAGTAATACCGATCAACCAATTCCCGAAATTATGACTGAATAAAGAAACGAAATAACAGATTGAGTGCAATCAACTAACTTCAGCAGCTAGATATTCCATAACGGCAGCAAGATACACAGGGGATCCAGCACCGATGCGGTTCGCGTACTTGCCCTCCTTCATATATCGTTTGATTCTTCCGATAGGGAACTCTAGCCCTGCCTTTTCTGACCGGCTTCTTGAGCGAGCCTTGGATTTCCCTTTGCTGGCCTCGATTGTGGCTACGTTAGTGGACTCCATATTCGGTTCTTGCGGTGAGAAAATTTAACTTAAGGAGATTAAGGAATTTCAGGGGATATGAAGCAATGGATGGTGGAAGGGGGTTTTATAGGAGGAGGGGCAGGTGCATTTGGATTTGCTAAAGTGGTGTTGGCGCGGTTCTGTaatgttttgaaaattaaatttggaGAGAGGCGCGGGAGTAATCCGCGGCtgcaaaatattttgaatttaaaattgaaCGAAACTTGTATTGCTAATAGATCAGAATCGCGAAAGTAAATGATGGCTAAACCtactaaattatttttaaaagaaccATTTTGGCGCGTGAACAACATGAAGAAGCACTTGTTTCCCAAGATAGGCTACTTTTACTGTACTAGATTTTTCATgtcctaaaatttttttttctacatCATATATGCTGGTTATTATTGTTCATTACTTATGCATCACAAACTTTAGCTTTTACTTTCTTTATGTTCATGCTTCCATTCTTAAAGATAGGTTTTGTAAAAGATGAGACCTTGTAGTGTTAGATCAGATAGTTATATGTTTCTTTTTCCCGTCTGTTATGGAGTTGAATACTAGTATACCACTGTCTCTTACTGAAATATAAATAAGCTGTATCTTGTACAGAGAGTTGCTAGAATAAGCTTCGATATTGGTTTGACTATTCAAGTTGGGCGTCATGATAGAACTCGAGTTAGGAGGTTTGCTGTCTGTGTTAGTTCCTAGGCTGTAATTCCATGTCGTTTATATTTTTGGAATCTGATTAGAGTTCTGAACTGTAGTTCTTGTTATGAATTGCATGCTTGGCACAAGGATTTTCTACAAAATACAATCTTTGACACCGGAGTAATTTGTTGTTACTTGTGTAAAATTTGTACAGGCGTCTTAATTGTACTGTTGTACAACATGTTAATATGTTCTCATTGTTAAGCTATGATGCAATATATAGATACAGGGAGATGGATACAACATGACATGGATATAAGTTACGTTAAGTTTTTGGTGATGAAATGAAGATAACATGGTTTTTGGTGTATTTTCCTCGGCTTCTGTAATTTCAAAGTATTTGTGCAGATTTTGCTATGACATCTATCTGATGTTCTTTTGGAGACATAAAGCTGTGGTGAGTACACCACTAAGCGGAATGAGACTATTGTACATATGGAGATCTTCTCCCTAGAGTGGACCGGGTGCAAGACTCGGTTGGAGATCATATTTGACATCAAATGCAGAAAGATGAGTTTTATCATTATTATGAATATAACATGTATAGCCAAAAACATGAGAATAAGATAAGTTAGACTTACTctctttccatatctcatatagaGTTTTACAAGctcttttgttgatcatggatCGGTTGTGAATGTAGCATGTGGTGTTGATTttttctgcccaaaatctttgggAAACATCataatcagcaagcattgtccTAATACCTTCATTCAAAGTCACGTTTCTTTGTTTAGCGATTCCATTCTGTTGAGGAGTTCTTGTTGCTGAATACTCGTGCTGAATTCACTGTTATGATAAATACTCATCCAAAGTTTTGTTAGTAATCTCAAtacctcgatcacttctgatcCTGAATACTGAGACTAATTTCTCATTTTGAATACGATTAAGAAATTTAATCATCATCAACAATTACAAGCGTATATCACATTCTTCCAAAATTGATTACAAGTATAAGATCGAACAAATCCatatgcaacagttctaagcatttATTTTGTCAGTTTGATACATTTATTCTTAAATCTAAATGATACATTGAACacacatgattcttaacaaattcAAAGCTAGGCAAACCATTAGCTATGCTCAATATTAGCATATTATTAATTGATCTAAAATTGAGGTGATTCAATCTTTTAAGTCATAGCGATTGTTTATGATTATTAATAGCAGCAAAACTGTTTAGTGAAACTAGATAATTACTATTCCCATCAATTTTATAAGTGTTAACATTTCTAATTTGAGTTAACAATATTTGATTATCAACGTCtttaattaaacattaattCTTATTAAATTCAACTAAGTAACCATCATCACAGAGTTGACTGATTGTTGCGTATTTTCCGCTCGCAAGTGTACGattgtcaagttttaatatatgAGAGTAAAGTATCGTCCCACGAGAAGTGTATTAATAAACGTATACCAGtgattgtaattaaaatagtcacgattttatctagaaaaatcaattaacgATTTAGTTTACTGAAAATGaattaattgcaaataaatattaatctaatcaccgaatgaaaaaataacaatgagagaaaatCTCTAGAGGagtgatttcactaagttttaACATAATTATTCCCGGTTgcatttatattcatgaatttcagtcgtttaattgccaagaacacttaattattttattccccctttcccaagtgatgAATAAACTATATCattcaaacttcgattcaaacattcctaataaaaatctaGATTTAAATGATATATGCAAACGATGATCTTACATaggcctcgctaaagttatataccttccgaacgatataaatattcaaagatgtgtctctaatgatgtataatcctagtccctatcccgagttgtagaattaatcaaacgACAAACAATTTATGACCAGTAAACTACAAGCGATTAAAAACAAAGAAACACAATCAAACCAAAAAGAATTCAATCACATAAACAACCGAGTCAAATCATCGTATAAACAAAGCTACATCATCCTCTAGACttgaaaaattagttcataatgaaatctaaacaaaaataaaacatattcaaAAGTTTAGACATCGAAACACAAGAAAATAAAGGTTAAGGAATCATATAACAAATCAGAAGTGACGTTTATGTCATCAGATTCGCCGTTCTTCGTCTTCATGATCGATCTTTTCGCTCCGATTCTTCTTCTCCGGCGTGTGCTCTCGTCTCTCACGTGAATTCTCCTCCCAAAAATGGCTGACTTTCTTTTGTGACCTACGTTTTTCTTTTTATCCTCGCGTGGCCGCTGGATTTCGGATTCTGCATACCTCTTGCACGCGGATACGCGTGATCCGGCACTACCGCACACCCGCTGCTGGAGAATGTGCGTCTGCCCTGCGCGCGCGGCTACACGTATTCTGGTGCAGCCGCGCACACGCTTCTGCATGTCTTGCTGCAACTCTGCGTGCCTGGCTGCGTGTGTTCTGGCACAGCCGCACGCCCTTCTGGCCGCGTAGTGCTTCTTTGTGCGCGCGGTTGCGCCCAATCTGGTGTAGGTGCGCGCACTCTCCTGTTTGTCTTGTATCAATGTGGCTCTAGTTCATCAACCGTTCGACATCAAAAAATGCCCCTAATCGCCATCAGTAGTTTAAATCCTGAACGACACAAACACAGCAAAACCAAGCATAATTCTGTCCGAgactaacataattcaaatggATTCTCGTATAAAATACATGCAatttcttgcacttatcaaatcccCAAACTTGAATTTTTGCTAGTCACGAGCAAAatagaaatcaaaataaaaatttaatccaGAATTAAAGCTAACAACTATAAGTTATGGATATGCAAACATTGACATTGGTCTCCGACTTATCCATTTTCATGTAATTCACAATCACTCAAGAGTCACAtgcgtgtgtgatatgtcaatgttcattTACCCAATCGAATGCTCAAATAGATTCACATTACACATTCGTCTTATAAGCTTAAGAAATCTTCAGCTCAGTTCAACTCACACATCAATAAGATACAAATTCACTTACACAGATCACATAGAACTTTATTGGTGATTATTTGGCTAAAACGACATTCAACACAAGTACACCAAAAATGATTAATGATGTCAAACAATGAGATGCTTACATGCAAATGATAAAAGTCTATACTTGCTAACCACGTTTTTCAGGTATCCATAAGCTTGACTagaacaacttttctccactagtatattggataaatgtgacaaggttaataggtcttgtaggcttATAACATTAGGCTACGGCTCATGACTACAATAAAAGGTATgcaaatcaaaatttgagagaaatatttgaatttcatcattttcactCATTTTCATTCTCATTTCGTTCACCATCACTTATTGTTTTCTCCAAATCATATCTTCCAATtctcatattttttttcttttacatcacttttgattcattctttttttaaaaatttttttttcttcttctttcttcaGCTCCTTTATAcacaattatttttctttttaagtagtatttgaattatttcaacaccaatgaacttatttttctcaaaattaggtaggataataagtgtataagcttcatttgGTAGTTGTTGTAGGTTATAGAACAGATACAAGTAGGGGCTcattgtatgtcattgacacacaccacttgatttttaataggCTCAAAATAGGACACCAGGgatatttcattttcatttggTAGGTCGAAAGCTCAAACAGTTCCAAAGattgcctaaatcattcctataccacatattatccgtatttcgcaTCGAAAAGTGTTCAAGCAAGTTCTAGATTACTCTCAATCCATTAGTTATCTCATATAGACTAATCGCATGCACTGTTCAACCAAAATGAGATCTGAGGTAGGCACACGAAAAAATTCAAGCATCTCTATCAACTCAATGCTCAATGGGTTAACAATCGATAATAAACAATGAAAACAGGCCCAaagatatataaaaaattgCCTAAATCATCTATGTGTTTGCAAAATTATCAGTCAATTTCATGTGAGAATCACTAAAAATCAAGATCTACATTGTCTAAATAGCATCGCAGGTATGTAAATTGTCTCTAAGTATCGAtagtatcaacaaacatgaTAGTACAAAAAATGTGACTCCCAAGTTATTATGAGCACATATATGCTTCAGAACTAcaatttattttcatcatcGGTCATACAATGACTTATCCATGACTATTTTCTAATGACTTTAGCATGcaataattaaaatgatttttttatttgtttatttttataccACGACTTGACTAGACTCCCTACGAAATAAGAACAATTTAACTACTGTGCAGGAATTAATAACCCAAACAAGCAACAAGCAAAACAAATTCACACCCTCCCAAACATACAgcatgcattgtcctcaatgtataaatcaaaagaGCGTGACAACACATACCTCATGCACGAGTGTCAGAACTCGTTGCCCCAGTCTTCATCCGCGGCATCTTCAACGTCCTCGTCCATGAGCTGCGGTGGTGGGATGTCTGGTGGTGGGTAGTGGTGGCCAAGCTAATGATGGTGGAAAGTGTGCATCATCAGGCCCAGTCGGTGGAAAACGCTGGGCTAGCACCGACGTGAAGTCCATCATATATGATATGAAAGAATTAGTCGTGTGTCGGTGCTCTGCCAACTCTTGAAGCCGAATGCGCATATCTTGTTCCATTCAGAACACTCTGTCTCGTAGACTTGCTCTAGGGATCGATGGTGGTGGTGGTTCTTGGCGGTCCCTGGCTCGCTAGTTGTAAGCCTCCTTGGCAGCCTGTCTTTTGATCTCTCTTACTCTGCATTCGAGGTTTCCAATAGAAACTGTGATCGGCCCCTTGGCTTTCAGAACCTGTTCATCTGCTCCTCATGTCACGCTAGCACGATGATATAACTCAGTGATAATATGTGGACAGGGGAGACTGATAGTCATAAGTCCCGCACCAGCACACATGATGGACCCATGAATTATCTTTTCTAGGTCCACTGTCTTCCCTATCGTAATGGCGTAGACCAATGCCACCTTATCTTTTGTAATTTCTGTTTAATGAGACGATGTCATGATTCTTGCTAGGATGAATGAGGCCCAACTCCTTGGGTCACGGATCATTTCAGATTTCTTCAAAGTGACTGGAGCGCCTTGACTAAATCTCCACTCTGCACGATCAATGCACGGTTCTCGGAGCGCCTTGACTAAATCTCCACTCTGCACGATCAAtgcattagtattggtggcaatCACTTCCAACAATTTCGAAACATAATCgcaacaaataaaatataagaatgacCAAAAGAAGGGGGAAAGGGTCTCATGAAATCTATTCCCAAAAGTTCCacttccaaaatatttgttAGTGGTAATTCGTGACGCCTAGAGATGTTTCCTAAcctctggcatctatcacatggTTTCACTAAGATAtaggtgtctttaaacaaactaggccaataaaaactagattgcaataccttagctgctgttcgtgatgctccaaaatgtccaccatacGGTGAAGAATGACATTGCTCCAGTATTTCATGTGCTTCGACGCCGTCCACACATCTCTTGGTAACTTGTTCAGCACACCTCTTGTACTCATCCCACAAAAAGAACTTGATATCATTGAAAAACCTCTTTTTCTGATGATGGCTTAAATTTGGAAGAAGGTTACCACAAGACAAAAAATTTGCAATATCAGCAAACCAGGGAAGTACAGAGTTTACCTCGAAGAGTTGTTCATCAGGAAATGTTTCCTGTATAGCTCCCTTTCCATTCTTCTTCTCCAAATCCAGTATCGACAAGTGGTCCGCCACTTGATTCTCACTCCCTTTCTTATCTTTGACCTCAAACTCAAATTCTTGTAGTAGAAAAATCCACCTAATCAAGTGTGGTTTTGTATCCTTCTTGGCGAATAGGTAGCGAATAGCTACATGGTCATTAAAAATTACCACCTTTGTGTCGATAAGATAGGGCCTGAATTTTTCAAAGGCAAATACTATtgcaagcatctccttttcagtcgtggtgtaattttgttgtgcaACATACATGGTGCGACTTGCATAGGAAATTGccctaaaatattttcttttttttgccCCGGGACAGCTCCAACTGCATAGTCACtcgcatcacacattaattcaaatggtttTTTCCAGTCCGGCACTATCATAATTGGTGATGTCACCAATGCTTccttgatcttctcaaatgcatgcagacaatcatcatcaaagatAAAAGTAGActctttttcaagaaaattaaataggggtttagtgattttagagaaatttttaataaatctacgataGAACCCCGCATGTCCTAGAAAGCTCCTTATTTCTTTGATGTTCTTTGGTGGAGGAAGTTTTTCAATTGCAACCACTTTGGCTCTGTTTACCTCTAATCCCCTAGAAGACAATTTATGTCCAAGAACGATACCCTCTTGGACCACAAAATGACATTTCTCCCAATTAAGAATTATGTTCTTTTCTTggcatctctgcaaaacaagggataagttatgtaaacaatgatcaaaCGAAGAGCCAAATATCGAGAAGTCGTCCATGAAGATTTCCATGATTTCCTCAACCATGTCTGTAAATATGGTCATCATGTACTTCTGgaaagtagcaggtgcattgcatagccgAAAAGGCATCCTCTTAAAAGCAAATGTGACATAGGGACACGTGAAAGTAGTCTTCTCCCGATCTTCTGGCGCTATAGCAATCTGGTTATAATCTTAATAACCATATAAAAAGCAATAATGACAATAAtcagcaagtctatcaagcatctGATCATAAAAGACAATGGAAAATGATATTTACGTGTGATattgttcaacttcctatagTCAATACATGCTCGCCAACCAGTTACAGTgcgagtagatattagttcaaCATTTTCGTTTTTTACCACAGTTATCCACCTTTTTTAGGTACAACTTGCACAGGAGACACCCAACTACTGTCAATAATAGCATAAATCACACCAGCATTCAACAGTTTCAGCAACTCATTTTGTACAACTTTCTTCATCGTTGGATTCAAACTCatctgatgatccacataagaACTATACGACTCCTCCATCAAAAATTTATGCATGTACATAGTGGGGCTAATTGTCTTAATATCAGAAATCGATCATCCtaatgcagttttaaatttccttaatactctcaataatttatctttttcatcaTAAGTAAGGGAGAAAGAGATTATTACCAGATATGTCAACCTCTCACCTAAGAATGCATAGCAAAGATGGTTTGGCAGTTCCTTCAAATCAGGGGAATATGATATTACCTCTGTTTGCTTCTCTACCTTCAACTCCTCAAGCGGTGcatcattttttctttctttctgcaaTCCATCAAGAGCCACAAGTTGTTATTTCACTTCCCAATTATCTTCATCAGTAGTTACAGCGACACTAATCAAACTACTCTTCAGGGGATCCCTAGTTCCTGAACAATCAAGAGACACACATGAGCCTATAacatcaatgcttttacaagtactTCACTCATTTGACCCCTTCATGGCATGATAGATATTAAAAATGACTGCTTCTCCACCAATTTTCAAGGTGAGTTTTCCATTATGCACATCTATCAATGTTCTTCCAGTCTCTAGGAAAGGTCTCCCAAAGATTAATGGAGCATCATAATCTTCTTCCATATCTAGAATTACAAAATCagcaagaaaaataaatttatccatTTTTACCAGTACATCTTCAATGATCCCACATGGATACGTGAGACTTCTGTCTGCAAGCTGCAAGGTGATAGTG
Protein-coding sequences here:
- the LOC142545749 gene encoding histone H2A-like codes for the protein MESTNVATIEASKGKSKARSRSRSEKAGLEFPIGRIKRYMKEGKYANRIGAGSPVYLAAVMEYLAAEVLELAGNQAKREKKNRITPSHIRFAVTADEELRGLCGGAMFPSASAPPKIHGDLLPK